A region of Macaca thibetana thibetana isolate TM-01 chromosome 20, ASM2454274v1, whole genome shotgun sequence DNA encodes the following proteins:
- the LOC126944347 gene encoding uncharacterized protein LOC126944347 has translation MSICCLWLCRSSEQWREEVTGDHERELIHRGAKENAGTEVTGARCERRGQHGGPTTSSILSASQTWPSSSTQLPREPPNEARRNRGSRCSARPATVAFDHFCHPGSCSQGFVSATVPGKQSTNRSFTKLTQSHNISITDCFPPRPKLDL, from the exons ATGTCCATTTGTtgcctgtggctttgcaggagtTCCGAGCAGTGGCGAGAGGAAGTCACGGGTGACCACG AACGAGAATTAATCCACAGAGGAGCCAAGGAAAACGCAGGCACCGAGGTGACGGGTGCAAGGTGTGAGCGACGTGGCCAGCATGGCGGCCCCACCACCAGCTCCATCCTGAGCGCTTCACAGACGTGGCCCTCTTCATCCACACAACTGCCCCGGGAGCCACCGAACGAGGCTCGAAGAAACCGCGGCTCGCGCTGCAGCGCACGTCCGGCCACAGTCGCCTTTgatcacttttgtcacccagggtcCTGCAGTCAGGGCTTCGTGTCTGCAACGGTCCCTGGGAAACAATCTACAAATCGAAGCTTCACCAAACTCACTCAGAGTCACAACATTTCTATCACTGACTGCTTTCCTCCAAGGCCCAAACTGGATTTATAA